In Gossypium hirsutum isolate 1008001.06 chromosome D06, Gossypium_hirsutum_v2.1, whole genome shotgun sequence, one genomic interval encodes:
- the LOC107915036 gene encoding U-box domain-containing protein 52 isoform X1 → MAPRLSPDDNLPADSTAVAIDKDKNSPHAVRWAIDHLVISNPIIVLIHVRHRNQGEPESDYDINQLFVPFRGYCARKGIQAREVVLEDVDISKALIDYVSRNLINSIVLGAATRGAISSYLSYRKFKSDIPTTLIKTAPDFCSVYVISKGKILTVRTAQRPVSNTAAPPKAPVGMPPQIPSDQSEDDGYRGQYTRGVPGNAGSERLSFDNSSRAPIRDRHRSSPGNMSLDIDVVRGPSSSRQDSLSSDIDFPAKISLGSVDISGQNLDLSSSNSESSSQSARDIEDEMRRLKLELKQTMDMYSSACKEALTAKKTANELHQWKMEESRRFEEARQAGEAALAMAEMEKAKCRAAIEAAEAAQKLAEMEAYRRRQAESKAKKESDEKNRALNALATNDVRYRKYSIVEIEEATENFSASNKIGEGGYGPVYKGKLDHTPVAIKILRPDAAQGKKQFQQEVEVLCSIRHPHMVLLLGACPEYGCLVYEYMHNGSLEDRLFRKGNTHPLSWRRRFKIAAEIATALLFLHQAKPEPLVHRDLKPANILLDRNYVSKISDVGLARLVPPSVADSVTQYHMTSAAGTFCYIDPEYQQTGMLTTKSDIYSLGIMLLQIITAKPPMGLAHHVGRAIEKGTLADLLDPAVPNWPMEEALSFAQLALQCAELRKRDRPDLATVILPELNRLRDLGYNNNGSSSSGYSQGHGGSDQSQGFNTSGCSRGHSGSDGLCSPFSRSRVSSSSSQESLSKSANSEPGSMLNLKLDRAE, encoded by the exons ATGGCTCCTCGCTTGTCACCGGACGACAATCTACCCGCCGACTCCACTGCGGTGGCCATCGACAAAGACAAGAACAGCCCACATGCTGTTCGTTGGGCTATCGACCATCTCGTCATCTCCAATCCTATCATCGTATTGATCCATGTTAGGCATAGAAACC AAGGTGAACCCGAATCTGATTACGACATAAACCAGCTTTTCGTTCCATTTCGTGGCTACTGCGCACGCAAAGGG ATTCAAGCGAGGGAGGTTGTCCTCGAGGATGTTGATATCTCTAAAGCACTTATAGACTACGTTAGTAGAAACTTGATTAACAGCATAGTCCTTGGCGCAGCAACCAGGGGTGCCATATCAAG TTACTTGTCTTATAGAAAATTCAAAAGTGACATTCCAACCACCTTGATCAAAACTGCACCAGATTTTTGTTCTGTGTATGTGATTTCCAAAGGTAAGATATTGACAGTGCGAACAGCGCAACGACCTGTGTCGAATACCGCTGCCCCGCCAAAGGCACCAGTAGGAATGCCACCGCAAATACCGTCGGATCAAAGTGAAGATGATGGATACAG AGGACAATATACAAGAGGTGTACCAGGAAATGCAGGATCAGAGAGATTGTCCTTTGATAATTCCTCAAGAGCACCTATACGCGACAGACATAGAAGCTCTCCAGGAAATATGTCATTGGACATTGATGTAGTTCGAGGACCGTCGTCATCTAGACAAGATTCTTTGTCTAGTGACATAGATTTTCCAGCAAAAATTTCCCTTGGCTCTGTTGATATTTCTGGCCAAAATTTAGATTTGTCAAGTAGCAATTCTGAGTCATCTTCACAAAGTGCG CGAGATATAGAAGATGAAATGAGAAGGTTAAAGCTTGAACTTAAACAAACCATGGATATGTATAGCTCAGCTTGCAAAGAAGCTCTTACAGCCAAGAAAACG GCTAATGAGCTTCATCAGTGGAAGATGGAAGAGTCTCGCAGGTTTGAGGAAGCCAGGCAAGCTGGAGAAGCAGCTCTTGCCATGGCAGAGATGGAGAAGGCTAAGTGCCGAGCTGCCATTGAAGCAGCCGAGGCAGCACAGAAGCTAGCGGAAATGGAAGCATATAGAAGAAGGCAAGCAGAGTCTAAAGCTAAGAAAGAGTCGGATGAGAAGAATCGAGCTTTGAATGCCTTGGCAACTAACGATGTCCGATATAGAAAATATTCCATAGTAGAAATTGAAGAAGCTACTGAAAATTTCTCAGCATCAAACAAGATTGGAGAAGGAGGTTATGGGCCTGTTTATAAAGGCAAACTTGATCACACTCCAGTTGCCATCAAAATTTTAAGACCAGATGCTGCTCAAGGGAAGAAACAGTTCCAGCAAGAGGTTGAGGTTCTTTGCAGCATTAGACACCCACACATGGTCCTCTTACTCGGCGCTTGCCCTGAGtatggatgcttggtatatgaataCATGCACAATGGCAGCTTAGAGGATAGGCTATTTCGAAAAGGTAATACCCATCCACTTTCATGGAGGAGACGATTTAAAATAGCTGCTGAAATTGCAACTGCGCTTCTATTCCTTCACCAAGCAAAGCCAGAACCACTAGTGCATCGAGACCTTAAGCCGGCTAACATTCTCCTCGACCGCAATTATGTGAGCAAAATTAGTGATGTGGGCCTAGCACGGCTAGTTCCACCTTCTGTAGCTGACAGTGTAACACAATATCACATGACTTCAGCAGCAGGAACATTCTGTTACATAGATCCTGAATATCAGCAAACAGGCATGCTAACAACTAAATCAGACATATACTCCCTCGGGATAATGTTGCTCCAGATTATCACAGCAAAGCCTCCGATGGGTCTTGCTCACCATGTCGGAAGGGCCATTGAGAAAGGAACTTTAGCTGATTTACTTGATCCAGCTGTGCCGAATTGGCCAATGGAAGAGGCTTTATCATTTGCTCAATTGGCACTACAATGTGCAGAGCTGAGGAAGAGGGACAGACCAGATCTTGCCACGGTTATACTGCCAGAACTTAACCGACTAAGAGACCTTGGATACaacaataatggttctagcagtagTGGTTATAGCCAAGGACACGGTGGTAGTGATCAAAGCCAAGGATTCAACACTAGTGGTTGTAGCCGTGGACACAGCGGCAGTGATGGTTTGTGCAGTCCATTTTCAAGGTCGAGGGTCTCATCATCATCAAGCCAG GAATCACTGAGTAAATCTGCAAATTCAGAACCTGGATCTATGCTGAACTTAAAATTAGATCGTGCTGAATGA
- the LOC107915036 gene encoding U-box domain-containing protein 35 isoform X3: protein MLGIETVEGEPESDYDINQLFVPFRGYCARKGIQAREVVLEDVDISKALIDYVSRNLINSIVLGAATRGAISSYLSYRKFKSDIPTTLIKTAPDFCSVYVISKGKILTVRTAQRPVSNTAAPPKAPVGMPPQIPSDQSEDDGYRGQYTRGVPGNAGSERLSFDNSSRAPIRDRHRSSPGNMSLDIDVVRGPSSSRQDSLSSDIDFPAKISLGSVDISGQNLDLSSSNSESSSQSARDIEDEMRRLKLELKQTMDMYSSACKEALTAKKTANELHQWKMEESRRFEEARQAGEAALAMAEMEKAKCRAAIEAAEAAQKLAEMEAYRRRQAESKAKKESDEKNRALNALATNDVRYRKYSIVEIEEATENFSASNKIGEGGYGPVYKGKLDHTPVAIKILRPDAAQGKKQFQQEVEVLCSIRHPHMVLLLGACPEYGCLVYEYMHNGSLEDRLFRKGNTHPLSWRRRFKIAAEIATALLFLHQAKPEPLVHRDLKPANILLDRNYVSKISDVGLARLVPPSVADSVTQYHMTSAAGTFCYIDPEYQQTGMLTTKSDIYSLGIMLLQIITAKPPMGLAHHVGRAIEKGTLADLLDPAVPNWPMEEALSFAQLALQCAELRKRDRPDLATVILPELNRLRDLGYNNNGSSSSGYSQGHGGSDQSQGFNTSGCSRGHSGSDGLCSPFSRSRVSSSSSQESLSKSANSEPGSMLNLKLDRAE from the exons ATGTTAGGCATAGAAACCGTAG AAGGTGAACCCGAATCTGATTACGACATAAACCAGCTTTTCGTTCCATTTCGTGGCTACTGCGCACGCAAAGGG ATTCAAGCGAGGGAGGTTGTCCTCGAGGATGTTGATATCTCTAAAGCACTTATAGACTACGTTAGTAGAAACTTGATTAACAGCATAGTCCTTGGCGCAGCAACCAGGGGTGCCATATCAAG TTACTTGTCTTATAGAAAATTCAAAAGTGACATTCCAACCACCTTGATCAAAACTGCACCAGATTTTTGTTCTGTGTATGTGATTTCCAAAGGTAAGATATTGACAGTGCGAACAGCGCAACGACCTGTGTCGAATACCGCTGCCCCGCCAAAGGCACCAGTAGGAATGCCACCGCAAATACCGTCGGATCAAAGTGAAGATGATGGATACAG AGGACAATATACAAGAGGTGTACCAGGAAATGCAGGATCAGAGAGATTGTCCTTTGATAATTCCTCAAGAGCACCTATACGCGACAGACATAGAAGCTCTCCAGGAAATATGTCATTGGACATTGATGTAGTTCGAGGACCGTCGTCATCTAGACAAGATTCTTTGTCTAGTGACATAGATTTTCCAGCAAAAATTTCCCTTGGCTCTGTTGATATTTCTGGCCAAAATTTAGATTTGTCAAGTAGCAATTCTGAGTCATCTTCACAAAGTGCG CGAGATATAGAAGATGAAATGAGAAGGTTAAAGCTTGAACTTAAACAAACCATGGATATGTATAGCTCAGCTTGCAAAGAAGCTCTTACAGCCAAGAAAACG GCTAATGAGCTTCATCAGTGGAAGATGGAAGAGTCTCGCAGGTTTGAGGAAGCCAGGCAAGCTGGAGAAGCAGCTCTTGCCATGGCAGAGATGGAGAAGGCTAAGTGCCGAGCTGCCATTGAAGCAGCCGAGGCAGCACAGAAGCTAGCGGAAATGGAAGCATATAGAAGAAGGCAAGCAGAGTCTAAAGCTAAGAAAGAGTCGGATGAGAAGAATCGAGCTTTGAATGCCTTGGCAACTAACGATGTCCGATATAGAAAATATTCCATAGTAGAAATTGAAGAAGCTACTGAAAATTTCTCAGCATCAAACAAGATTGGAGAAGGAGGTTATGGGCCTGTTTATAAAGGCAAACTTGATCACACTCCAGTTGCCATCAAAATTTTAAGACCAGATGCTGCTCAAGGGAAGAAACAGTTCCAGCAAGAGGTTGAGGTTCTTTGCAGCATTAGACACCCACACATGGTCCTCTTACTCGGCGCTTGCCCTGAGtatggatgcttggtatatgaataCATGCACAATGGCAGCTTAGAGGATAGGCTATTTCGAAAAGGTAATACCCATCCACTTTCATGGAGGAGACGATTTAAAATAGCTGCTGAAATTGCAACTGCGCTTCTATTCCTTCACCAAGCAAAGCCAGAACCACTAGTGCATCGAGACCTTAAGCCGGCTAACATTCTCCTCGACCGCAATTATGTGAGCAAAATTAGTGATGTGGGCCTAGCACGGCTAGTTCCACCTTCTGTAGCTGACAGTGTAACACAATATCACATGACTTCAGCAGCAGGAACATTCTGTTACATAGATCCTGAATATCAGCAAACAGGCATGCTAACAACTAAATCAGACATATACTCCCTCGGGATAATGTTGCTCCAGATTATCACAGCAAAGCCTCCGATGGGTCTTGCTCACCATGTCGGAAGGGCCATTGAGAAAGGAACTTTAGCTGATTTACTTGATCCAGCTGTGCCGAATTGGCCAATGGAAGAGGCTTTATCATTTGCTCAATTGGCACTACAATGTGCAGAGCTGAGGAAGAGGGACAGACCAGATCTTGCCACGGTTATACTGCCAGAACTTAACCGACTAAGAGACCTTGGATACaacaataatggttctagcagtagTGGTTATAGCCAAGGACACGGTGGTAGTGATCAAAGCCAAGGATTCAACACTAGTGGTTGTAGCCGTGGACACAGCGGCAGTGATGGTTTGTGCAGTCCATTTTCAAGGTCGAGGGTCTCATCATCATCAAGCCAG GAATCACTGAGTAAATCTGCAAATTCAGAACCTGGATCTATGCTGAACTTAAAATTAGATCGTGCTGAATGA
- the LOC107915499 gene encoding probable serine/threonine-protein kinase PBL26, with translation MNSVHQVVLGWPTRLQIVVAAAQGLCYMQDECLTPIIHHDVKSRNILLYSEFNAKSSNFGLAMMLTRHASSRTMSAVEEFHQRIGLQVSKDQIAAGISVASLLSETSNVFKDLHEIISDCSSLENSLPSRSGVVRRERYAMMNIYLIAGHQPIKQNKLQLLKVHDKQQKQGNSINENIDRNSKHIQL, from the exons ATGAATTCAGTTCACCAAGTTGTCTTGGGTTGGCCAACAAGGTTGCAAATTGTTGTTGCAGCTGCACAAGGGCTATGCTACATGCAGGATGAGTGTCTTACACCAATCATCCATCATGATGTGAAGTCTAGGAATATCTTGTTGTACTCTGAATTCAATGCAAAAAGTTCAAATTTTGGACTTGCTATGATGCTAACTAGGCATGCAAGTTCTCGCACAATGTCAGCAGTC GAGGAATTTCACCAGAGAATTGGTTTGCAGGTTAGTAAAGACCAAATTGCAGCAGGGATTTCAGTAGCAAGCTTGTTATCGGAGACATCTAATGTATTTAAGGATCTCCATGAGATTATTTCAGATTGTAGTTCACTGGAAAATTCATTACCGTCAAGAAGCGGAGTAGTGAGGCGAGAAAG GTATGCCATGATGAATATCTATCTCATAGCAGGGCACCAACCAATCAAGCAAAACAAACTTCAACTGTTGAAAGTTCATGATAAGCAGCAAAAACAGGGAAATTCTATCAATGAGAACATTGACAGAAATTCAAAGCATATACAGTTATAA
- the LOC107915036 gene encoding U-box domain-containing protein 52 isoform X2 has translation MAPRLSPDDNLPADSTAVAIDKDKNSPHAVRWAIDHLVISNPIIVLIHVRHRNQGEPESDYDINQLFVPFRGYCARKGIQAREVVLEDVDISKALIDYVSRNLINSIVLGAATRGAISRKFKSDIPTTLIKTAPDFCSVYVISKGKILTVRTAQRPVSNTAAPPKAPVGMPPQIPSDQSEDDGYRGQYTRGVPGNAGSERLSFDNSSRAPIRDRHRSSPGNMSLDIDVVRGPSSSRQDSLSSDIDFPAKISLGSVDISGQNLDLSSSNSESSSQSARDIEDEMRRLKLELKQTMDMYSSACKEALTAKKTANELHQWKMEESRRFEEARQAGEAALAMAEMEKAKCRAAIEAAEAAQKLAEMEAYRRRQAESKAKKESDEKNRALNALATNDVRYRKYSIVEIEEATENFSASNKIGEGGYGPVYKGKLDHTPVAIKILRPDAAQGKKQFQQEVEVLCSIRHPHMVLLLGACPEYGCLVYEYMHNGSLEDRLFRKGNTHPLSWRRRFKIAAEIATALLFLHQAKPEPLVHRDLKPANILLDRNYVSKISDVGLARLVPPSVADSVTQYHMTSAAGTFCYIDPEYQQTGMLTTKSDIYSLGIMLLQIITAKPPMGLAHHVGRAIEKGTLADLLDPAVPNWPMEEALSFAQLALQCAELRKRDRPDLATVILPELNRLRDLGYNNNGSSSSGYSQGHGGSDQSQGFNTSGCSRGHSGSDGLCSPFSRSRVSSSSSQESLSKSANSEPGSMLNLKLDRAE, from the exons ATGGCTCCTCGCTTGTCACCGGACGACAATCTACCCGCCGACTCCACTGCGGTGGCCATCGACAAAGACAAGAACAGCCCACATGCTGTTCGTTGGGCTATCGACCATCTCGTCATCTCCAATCCTATCATCGTATTGATCCATGTTAGGCATAGAAACC AAGGTGAACCCGAATCTGATTACGACATAAACCAGCTTTTCGTTCCATTTCGTGGCTACTGCGCACGCAAAGGG ATTCAAGCGAGGGAGGTTGTCCTCGAGGATGTTGATATCTCTAAAGCACTTATAGACTACGTTAGTAGAAACTTGATTAACAGCATAGTCCTTGGCGCAGCAACCAGGGGTGCCATATCAAG AAAATTCAAAAGTGACATTCCAACCACCTTGATCAAAACTGCACCAGATTTTTGTTCTGTGTATGTGATTTCCAAAGGTAAGATATTGACAGTGCGAACAGCGCAACGACCTGTGTCGAATACCGCTGCCCCGCCAAAGGCACCAGTAGGAATGCCACCGCAAATACCGTCGGATCAAAGTGAAGATGATGGATACAG AGGACAATATACAAGAGGTGTACCAGGAAATGCAGGATCAGAGAGATTGTCCTTTGATAATTCCTCAAGAGCACCTATACGCGACAGACATAGAAGCTCTCCAGGAAATATGTCATTGGACATTGATGTAGTTCGAGGACCGTCGTCATCTAGACAAGATTCTTTGTCTAGTGACATAGATTTTCCAGCAAAAATTTCCCTTGGCTCTGTTGATATTTCTGGCCAAAATTTAGATTTGTCAAGTAGCAATTCTGAGTCATCTTCACAAAGTGCG CGAGATATAGAAGATGAAATGAGAAGGTTAAAGCTTGAACTTAAACAAACCATGGATATGTATAGCTCAGCTTGCAAAGAAGCTCTTACAGCCAAGAAAACG GCTAATGAGCTTCATCAGTGGAAGATGGAAGAGTCTCGCAGGTTTGAGGAAGCCAGGCAAGCTGGAGAAGCAGCTCTTGCCATGGCAGAGATGGAGAAGGCTAAGTGCCGAGCTGCCATTGAAGCAGCCGAGGCAGCACAGAAGCTAGCGGAAATGGAAGCATATAGAAGAAGGCAAGCAGAGTCTAAAGCTAAGAAAGAGTCGGATGAGAAGAATCGAGCTTTGAATGCCTTGGCAACTAACGATGTCCGATATAGAAAATATTCCATAGTAGAAATTGAAGAAGCTACTGAAAATTTCTCAGCATCAAACAAGATTGGAGAAGGAGGTTATGGGCCTGTTTATAAAGGCAAACTTGATCACACTCCAGTTGCCATCAAAATTTTAAGACCAGATGCTGCTCAAGGGAAGAAACAGTTCCAGCAAGAGGTTGAGGTTCTTTGCAGCATTAGACACCCACACATGGTCCTCTTACTCGGCGCTTGCCCTGAGtatggatgcttggtatatgaataCATGCACAATGGCAGCTTAGAGGATAGGCTATTTCGAAAAGGTAATACCCATCCACTTTCATGGAGGAGACGATTTAAAATAGCTGCTGAAATTGCAACTGCGCTTCTATTCCTTCACCAAGCAAAGCCAGAACCACTAGTGCATCGAGACCTTAAGCCGGCTAACATTCTCCTCGACCGCAATTATGTGAGCAAAATTAGTGATGTGGGCCTAGCACGGCTAGTTCCACCTTCTGTAGCTGACAGTGTAACACAATATCACATGACTTCAGCAGCAGGAACATTCTGTTACATAGATCCTGAATATCAGCAAACAGGCATGCTAACAACTAAATCAGACATATACTCCCTCGGGATAATGTTGCTCCAGATTATCACAGCAAAGCCTCCGATGGGTCTTGCTCACCATGTCGGAAGGGCCATTGAGAAAGGAACTTTAGCTGATTTACTTGATCCAGCTGTGCCGAATTGGCCAATGGAAGAGGCTTTATCATTTGCTCAATTGGCACTACAATGTGCAGAGCTGAGGAAGAGGGACAGACCAGATCTTGCCACGGTTATACTGCCAGAACTTAACCGACTAAGAGACCTTGGATACaacaataatggttctagcagtagTGGTTATAGCCAAGGACACGGTGGTAGTGATCAAAGCCAAGGATTCAACACTAGTGGTTGTAGCCGTGGACACAGCGGCAGTGATGGTTTGTGCAGTCCATTTTCAAGGTCGAGGGTCTCATCATCATCAAGCCAG GAATCACTGAGTAAATCTGCAAATTCAGAACCTGGATCTATGCTGAACTTAAAATTAGATCGTGCTGAATGA
- the LOC107915034 gene encoding protein ALP1-like, whose amino-acid sequence MNDGNGNCKRRRKERFAGEDLSDMNESSNDENSVLMFTHKRKTRTMLGFYDSVASASVNQTETQSPNHDKQSGLDPSWWDECNRPDYPEDEFKKVFRMSKSTFELICFELSSEGDASTLRNAISVKQRVAVCVWQLATGEPLRLVSKRFGLGISACRESVLEVCSAICSVLMPKYLRWPDVKSLRKIKEEFEVISWIPNVVGSMYTTHVPITPPKTCVAAYLNERQTEGNRKTSYSVTVQGVVDPRGVFTDVCIGWPGSMNDDQVLEKSALYQRANCGLLNGVWVVGSWGYPLMDWVLVPYRQHRLTWTQHGFNEKIGEIQRVAKEAFGRLKGRWRCLLTRTDVKLPDLAVVVGACCVLHNICEMKGEGFDPDLRSEFFDDDDEMVPDVDLTSVSSMEARDAIAHNLLHHAI is encoded by the exons ATGAACGACGGCAACGGTAACTGTAAGCGGCGACGAAAAGAGAGGTTCGCCGGCGAAGATCTCAGTGACATGAATGAATCCTCCAACGACGAAAATTCTGTTCTGATGTTCACCCACAAGAGAAAAACTCGAACCATGCTGGGATTTTACGACTCCGTCGCCAGCGCTTCCGTGAACCAGACGGAAACCCAATCACCCAACCACGATAAGCAATCTGGGTTGGATCCATCATGGTGGGATGAGTGCAACAGACCCGATTACCCGGAAGATGAGTTCAAGAAGGTGTTTAGGATGAGCAAGTCAACGTTCGAGCTCATTTGCTTCGAGCTCAGCTCCGAAGGAGACGCCTCCACGTTACGGAACGCAATCAGCGTTAAACAAAGGGTGGCGGTCTGCGTTTGGCAGTTAGCCACGGGCGAACCGTTACGGCTCGTCTCGAAACGGTTCGGTTTAGGCATCTCGGCGTGCCGTGAATCGGTCCTGGAAGTGTGTTCGGCGATATGCAGCGTTTTGATGCCCAAGTATTTACGATGGCCGGACGTGAAATCGTTgcggaaaataaaagaagagttCGAAGTCATTTCGTGGATACCAAACGTCGTCGGATCAATGTACACGACGCATGTACCGATCACACCGCCGAAAACATGCGTGGCAGCCTATTTGAATGAAAGACAAACGGAAGGGAACCGGAAAACGTCGTATTCG GTAACGGTACAAGGTGTGGTGGATCCCAGGGGAGTCTTCACCGACGTTTGCATCGGATGGCCGGGATCTATGAACGACGATCAAGTGCTGGAAAAATCAGCTTTGTATCAAAGGGCAAACTGTGGGTTATTGAACGGAGTTTGGGTGGTGGGGAGCTGGGGGTATCCATTAATGGACTGGGTATTAGTCCCTTACAGGCAACATCGTTTGACATGGACACAACATGGGTTCAACGAAAAGATTGGGGAGATTCAAAGGGTTGCTAAGGAAGCTTTTGGGAGATTGAAAGGGCGGTGGCGTTGTTTGCTGACTAGGACCGACGTCAAGTTGCCTGATTTGGCTGTCGTCGTCGGAGCATGTTGTGTTCTGCATAACATTTGTGAAATGAAGGGTGAAGGGTTCGACCCGGATTTGAGATCCGAGTtctttgatgatgatgatgagatgGTCCCTGATGTTGATTTGACATCGGTGAGTTCCATGGAAGCTAGAGATGCtatagctcataatcttttacaCCATGCAATTTAG
- the LOC121218492 gene encoding DEAD-box ATP-dependent RNA helicase 5: MLDMGFEEDVNFILGKTSLCCSSDGNVQCYMACSGHRLAQEYMDPNPVKVVIGSEDLAANRDVMQIVEVLDDRARYERLTAFKLSLHWLNKMGSI; this comes from the exons ATGCTTGACATGGGATTTGAAGAGGATGTTAACTTTATATTGGGAAAGACATCTCTTTGTTG CTCATCAGATGGTAATGTTCAGTGCTACATGGCCTGCAGCGGTCATCGGTTAGCTCAGGAGTACATGGACCCTAATCCTGTTAAG GTTGTGATTGGCTCAGAAGATTTAGCTGCCAACCGTGATGTTATGCAGATAGTTGAG GTTTTAGATGATCGTGCACGTTATGAGCGATTGACTGCATTTAAACTTTCTCTTCATTGGCTAAATAAAATGGGCAGCATTTAA
- the LOC107915035 gene encoding peptidyl-prolyl cis-trans isomerase CYP57, whose translation MSTVYVLEPPTKGKVIINTTYGPLDIELWPKEAPKAVRNFVQLCLEGYFDSTTFHRIIKGFLVQGGDPTGSGTGGESIYGSVFPDEFHSRLRFNHRGIVACANAGTPHSNGSQFFISLDKCEWLDRKNTIFGKVTGDSIFNLLRIGEVDTDQDDRPLDPPPRIKSVEVLWNPFEDIVPRVTSRPSIQPAAEAENKDSKKKAVKKLNLLSFGEEAEEEEKELAAVKLKIKSSHDVLDDPRLLKQDVPDKEQDPSDAKATKDLQLSVRGALRSRREGDKKDAEAELSDSVDHSDDDDEASFDARMRRQILNRHKELVNLPSKQKMQNGSSKPNDNKISARRFNDESTDDDQPRVEKLSLKKKGMGSEAKAERMAKADADLQLFSEAERGRLLQKQKKRRLRGREDDVLAKLEKFKQSISTKPAASSSKPEGGDKEDLSDWKAVRLEFAPDTKDGMSRKDDPNDYVVVDPLLEKGKEKFNRMQAKQKRREREWAGKSLT comes from the exons ATGTCGACGGTGTACGTTTTAGAACCACCGACGAAGGGAAAAGTGATAATCAACACGACGTATGGCCCGCTCGACATCGAGCTTTGGCCTAAAGAAGCACCGAAAGCCGTTCGGAACTTCGTGCAGCTTTGCTTGGAAGGTTATTTTGACAGCACAACCTTCCACCGCATTATCAAGGGATTCCTCGTCCAAGGCGGTGATCCCACCGGTTCCGGCACCG GTGGAGAAAGTATTTACGGGAGTGTGTTTCCGGACGAGTTCCATTCGCGTTTAAGGTTTAACCATAGAGGTATCGTTGCTTGTGCCAATGCTGGTACCCCGCATTCCAATGGGAGTCAGTTCTTCATATCTTTGGATAAATGTGAATGGCTTGATCGAAAAAACACTATTTTTGGAAAG GTTACTGGAGACTCTATTTTCAATCTTCTGAGGATAGGTGAGGTCGACACTGATCAGGATGACCGACCTTTGGATCCTCCTCCGAGAATCAAATCTGTCGAG GTATTGTGGAACCCTTTTGAAGATATAGTTCCAAGAGTAACTTCGAGGCCTTCAATCCAGCCTGCAGCTGAGGCTGAAAACAAAGACTCAAAGAAGAAAGCTGTTAA AAAGCTGAACTTGCTGTCATTTGGGGAAGAAgctgaagaagaagagaaagaattAGCAGCAGTAAAGCTAAAGATTAAGAGTAGTCATGACGTATTGGATGATCCCCGTCTCCTAAAGCAAGATGTTCCAGATAAAGAACAA GATCCATCTGATGCCAAAGCTACTAAGGATTTGCAATTGTCCGTGAGGGGAGCACTAAGATCAAGAAGAGAAGGAGATAAAAAAGATGCAGAAGCCGAGTTGTCTGATTCTGTTGATCatagtgatgatgatgatgaggctAGTTTTGATGCTCGAATGCGCCGTCAAATACTAAACAGACATAAGGAGCTTGTAAATCTCCCATCTAAGCAAAAGATGCAAAACG GGAGCTCTAAACCAAATGACAATAAAATTTCTGCGCGAAG ATTCAATGATGAGAGTACTGATGATGACCAGCCAAGGGTAGAAAAGCTGTCTCTGAAGAAAAAGGGTATGGGATCAGAAGCCAAAGCTGAGCGCATGGCTAAAGCTGATGCAGATTTACAGTTGTTCAGTGAGGCTGAACGAGGAAGATTATTGCAAAAACAAAAGAAGCGTAGACTTCGAGGACGTGAAGATGAT GTTTTAGCAAAACTTGAGAAGTTCAAACAATCTATTTCCACAAAACCAGCAGCTTCAAGCAGTAAGCCTGAAGGTGGTGATAAAGAGGATTTGTCTGACTGGAAAGCAGTTCGGTTGGAGTTTGCTCCTGATACCAAG GATGGTATGTCTCGCAAGGATGATCCAAATGACTATGTGGTGGTTGACCCTCTTTTGGAGAAGGGGAAAGAAAAGTTCAACCGGATGCAAGCCAAGCAAAAACGAAGGGAACGCGAATGGGCTGGAAAATCTCTTACTTGA